One genomic segment of Gottschalkia acidurici 9a includes these proteins:
- a CDS encoding peptide ABC transporter substrate-binding protein — MKFKKLLSLGLVSVLSLSMVLTGCGGKDNGTGDKNPSKVETELAEEQVVKVNWETEPPSLDPQISTDQVSGWILNNIYEGLVRVDKDGKIKQGSGLAKSWKVNEDETVYTFTLRDAQWSDGTPITAGDFEFAWKRALDPKVASQYADLFYHIKGGEDFNTGKTPDASQVGVKALDEKTLEVTLERPTPFFLNLTSYITFLPVQKAAVENFGDKFASEPDKMVYSGPFVIKEWTKEQKLTLEKNPKYWDAANVKLERIEGDMITDANGMANLYDTDELDVMRVPPVLVDKYKDSPDYLIEPDSVTWYMQYNLENKYMANKNIREAFALSIDKKSLVDNVRRDGSIVSQGLVPDSIQSKQGEMFGEVRGNALKDYNYNAKKAKESFEKGLKELGVTKEELEKNISYLTEDKPNAIKEAQALQQMWKQALGVEVKIETVSFKLRLDRYIRKDFSMTMSGWGADYDDPMTFISLFVTGGGNNYASYSSQEYDALVKKAIESSGDERVNTMIEAEKLLAKDLPIFPLYQATKLYLQKDYVKGVERHAAGADMSFKNAYVVKH; from the coding sequence ATGAAATTTAAAAAGCTTCTATCACTAGGGCTAGTTTCTGTTCTATCACTTTCTATGGTATTAACAGGATGTGGGGGTAAAGATAACGGAACTGGTGATAAAAATCCATCTAAAGTAGAGACTGAATTAGCAGAGGAACAAGTAGTTAAAGTAAACTGGGAGACTGAACCACCAAGTTTAGACCCACAAATTTCTACAGACCAAGTATCAGGATGGATATTAAACAACATCTATGAAGGTCTTGTAAGAGTGGATAAAGACGGAAAAATCAAACAAGGATCAGGTTTAGCTAAAAGTTGGAAGGTAAATGAAGATGAAACTGTTTACACATTTACTTTAAGAGACGCACAGTGGTCAGACGGAACTCCAATAACTGCAGGAGACTTTGAATTTGCTTGGAAGAGAGCATTAGATCCAAAAGTAGCATCACAATATGCTGATCTATTCTACCATATTAAAGGTGGAGAAGACTTTAATACAGGAAAAACACCAGATGCTAGTCAGGTAGGAGTAAAAGCACTAGATGAAAAGACATTAGAAGTAACACTTGAAAGACCAACACCATTTTTCTTAAACTTAACTTCATATATAACTTTCTTACCAGTGCAAAAAGCTGCTGTGGAAAACTTTGGAGATAAATTTGCATCAGAACCAGATAAAATGGTATACTCAGGTCCATTTGTAATTAAAGAATGGACTAAAGAACAAAAGTTAACATTAGAGAAAAATCCAAAATACTGGGATGCTGCTAATGTTAAACTTGAAAGAATAGAAGGCGATATGATAACAGATGCTAATGGTATGGCTAATCTTTATGATACAGACGAGTTAGACGTAATGAGAGTTCCGCCTGTACTTGTAGATAAATATAAAGATAGCCCAGATTATCTAATAGAGCCAGATTCAGTAACATGGTATATGCAATATAATCTAGAAAACAAATATATGGCTAACAAAAATATAAGAGAAGCATTTGCTCTTTCTATAGATAAAAAGTCACTTGTTGATAATGTTCGAAGAGATGGTTCAATAGTTTCACAAGGACTAGTACCAGATAGTATTCAATCTAAACAGGGAGAAATGTTTGGGGAAGTTCGTGGTAATGCATTAAAAGATTATAATTATAATGCTAAAAAAGCTAAAGAATCATTTGAAAAAGGATTAAAAGAATTAGGTGTAACTAAAGAAGAATTAGAAAAAAATATTAGCTACTTAACAGAAGATAAACCAAATGCTATAAAAGAAGCTCAAGCATTACAACAAATGTGGAAGCAAGCATTAGGGGTAGAAGTTAAAATAGAAACTGTATCGTTTAAATTAAGATTAGATAGATATATAAGAAAAGACTTCTCAATGACTATGTCAGGTTGGGGTGCGGACTATGATGATCCAATGACGTTTATAAGTCTATTTGTTACAGGCGGAGGAAACAACTATGCTTCTTATTCAAGTCAAGAATATGATGCTTTAGTTAAAAAGGCTATAGAAAGTAGTGGAGATGAAAGAGTGAATACTATGATTGAGGCTGAGAAATTACTAGCTAAGGATTTACCAATATTCCCACTTTATCAAGCAACTAAACTATATCTTCAAAAAGATTATGTAAAAGGTGTAGAAAGACATGCTGCAGGAGCGGATATGAGCTTTAAAAATGCTTATGTAGTAAAACATTAA